Genomic DNA from Corynebacterium diphtheriae:
ACTAGGGGAAAGCGTCGCAGATGTCGCTTCCTCTGGTCCTCTCCTTTTAGGTATTTTGGCCGCTGCATTGGCAGGTTTTGTTTCCTTCGCGAGTCCTTGCGTCATCCCGCTTGTTCCTGGTTACATGTCCTATCTTGCAGGCGTTGTGGGCGCAGAAGTCGAGCTCAGTGAGACTGGCCCTCGGGTGCGCACTCGTCGATGGCGAGTTGTTGGTGCGGCTTTATTGTTCGTCCTTGGGTTCACGGTGGTATTTACTTTGGCCACGGCCACTGTTTTTGGTGCGATTAGTGCTCTGACATTAAATGCTGGCACTTTGATGCGTATCGGCGGTGTGGTCACTATCGTCATGGGACTTGTGTTCATGGGTGCGGTTCCGATGTTGCAGGAAGAGCACCGTTTTTCTCCTCGTCGGTGGTCGACAATTCTGGGTGCCCCGCTTCTGGGGGGAGTTTTCGCTTTGGGCTGGACTCCATGTTTGGGGCCTACGCTCGCCGCAATTATTTCTGTTTCCGCAGGTACTGAGGGTATGACCGCGTTGCGAGGTGTGCTGCTCATTATTGGTTATTGCGTGGGTTTGGGCATTCCTTTCCTTATTGTTGCGTTGGGTTCTGCTCGCGTGATGATGGGTCTGCGTAAGTATTCCCGCATTATTCAAATCATCGGTGGTTGTGCGTTGGTTTTGGTGGGGCTGGCGTTGGTGTCTGGGCAGTGGGCTCATTTTGTTAACTGGGTACGTCAATGGACCGTCGAGTACGGTGCCACGTTGATTTAAGAGGAATCATGGTGCGTTATTTAAAAAAGGCTTGGAATTGGCTGACCAGTATGCGTACGGCTCTTGCCCTGTTATTCATTTTGGCGGTTGCCGCTATCCCTGGGGCTTTGTTGCCTCAGCGGTCGCTCAATGAGTCAAAAGTTATTGAGTACATTCAAAACAACGGCAAGATTGCGGAGATCTACGACAAGCTTCAGCTTTTCGACGTTTTCAGCTCGACGTGGTTCAACGCTATCTTCGGGTTGCTGTTTCTTTCGCTTATTGGCTGTATCATTCCGCGTTCGTGGGATCACTACAAAGCTATGAAGACGCAGCCGGTCCGAGCACCTAAAAACTTGGATCGCTTGCCAATGCACGGGGTGGGGAGCGTCGATAAGCCTATCGACGAAATCGACATCCGTAGCCACTTCAAAGGCTGGCACGTGGCGGAATACTCCGCGGACCAGGACCGTGCTGGCGCTGTTTCGTTTTCCGCTGAGCGCGGCTATCTGCGTGAGTTTTTCAACCTGACTTTTCACCTCGGCTTGGTGGGAATGCTGGCTGCCATCGCGGTGGGCAAGATGTTCTCCTATGAGGGGCAAGTCATTATTGTTACTGGCGATGAAAAGAGCACCGAGTTCTGTAACACGGCTACCGCTAACTATGATTCTTTCCGCGCCGGGCCGGTTTTCGATGGCACTGGGTTGAATCCGTTTTGTTTTGTGGCGCATGATTTTACGGCTGATTATTTGCCGAATGGTCAAGCTAAGATGTTTAGCTCGAATGTGTCGTATGCGCAGGGTGATCGAATTTTCGATGATGTTTCTACGTGGGATGACTATTCGCTGCGTGTGAATCATCCGCTGCGTATTGCTGGCGACCGCGTGTATTTGCAGGGGCATGGTTATGCGCCGACGTTTAGCATTCAGTGGCCTAATGGTGAAAAGCGTACGCAGACTGTGCAGTGGCAGCCAACGGATCCGACTTTCTTCTTGTCTGATGGCGTGGTGCGTTTTGATCCACCGGCGGGTATGTATGACTCGGTTTATGACCGTCGCCAGCACCAGCTTGCTATTCAGGGTCTTTTTGCCCCGACTGCTTCGTGGGAGGGGGAGAACCATGAATTATTAACGTCGCGGTTCCCTGCGATGACGGATCCGGCCGTTGCTATCGACATTTACCGTGGTGACAATGGCCTTGATTCCGGTAAGGGGCAGAATCTCTTCAAGTTGGATACCTCACTTGTGCATTCGGGACAGTTGCAGCGTTTGGAGCGGGTTAACCTCACAAAGGGGGAGTCGGTCACACTTGATGATGGCACCGTTGTGACATTTGAGGGTGCTGAGGAGTTTGCGAATTATCAGATCAGTCATGATCCCACGCAGGTATGGACTCTTTTGTTCTCGATTATTACTTTGGGCTCGCTTGCAGGTTCCTTGGTGATT
This window encodes:
- the resB gene encoding cytochrome c biogenesis protein ResB, which codes for MVRYLKKAWNWLTSMRTALALLFILAVAAIPGALLPQRSLNESKVIEYIQNNGKIAEIYDKLQLFDVFSSTWFNAIFGLLFLSLIGCIIPRSWDHYKAMKTQPVRAPKNLDRLPMHGVGSVDKPIDEIDIRSHFKGWHVAEYSADQDRAGAVSFSAERGYLREFFNLTFHLGLVGMLAAIAVGKMFSYEGQVIIVTGDEKSTEFCNTATANYDSFRAGPVFDGTGLNPFCFVAHDFTADYLPNGQAKMFSSNVSYAQGDRIFDDVSTWDDYSLRVNHPLRIAGDRVYLQGHGYAPTFSIQWPNGEKRTQTVQWQPTDPTFFLSDGVVRFDPPAGMYDSVYDRRQHQLAIQGLFAPTASWEGENHELLTSRFPAMTDPAVAIDIYRGDNGLDSGKGQNLFKLDTSLVHSGQLQRLERVNLTKGESVTLDDGTVVTFEGAEEFANYQISHDPTQVWTLLFSIITLGSLAGSLVIKRRRIWVRLRPVSPSVTQIETGGLARTDRAGWGEEYDRIHREILGLPDPEYSDPELGR
- a CDS encoding cytochrome c biogenesis CcdA family protein, whose amino-acid sequence is MNILASGLGESVADVASSGPLLLGILAAALAGFVSFASPCVIPLVPGYMSYLAGVVGAEVELSETGPRVRTRRWRVVGAALLFVLGFTVVFTLATATVFGAISALTLNAGTLMRIGGVVTIVMGLVFMGAVPMLQEEHRFSPRRWSTILGAPLLGGVFALGWTPCLGPTLAAIISVSAGTEGMTALRGVLLIIGYCVGLGIPFLIVALGSARVMMGLRKYSRIIQIIGGCALVLVGLALVSGQWAHFVNWVRQWTVEYGATLI